A portion of the Eubacterium maltosivorans genome contains these proteins:
- a CDS encoding FAD-binding oxidoreductase, whose product MKQEELILGLKKVAGDDRVITDDASIEVASRDYIGFRRYHRSDGKIWVPKAACVVKPADTQQASEVLKFLNANKADVVPRTGGSSVTMGLEPVEGGVILDGSDMNEIIEIDEKNRIVTAKCGTPLEYLEEVLNKKGYTTGHYPQSLPLASLGGLVATRSIGQFSTLYGGIEDVIVGLEAVLADGTIVRIKNVPRRSTGPDLRHLFIGSEGMLGFVTEVSLKLYPYKPENRWMHAYGVIGMKQGLDFIREVMIAGYKPAVVRLHDKYEVAERMGAPAPEGYAMLLFIAEGPAEIARVTGEAIEKLAGEYELLDLGTKPVEVWLETRNDSCPNIDKPINYNKGLVSDTTEIAANWSEIGDIYEAMIERIQNEISNISFVGAHSSHSYLTGTNIYCRFNFLADKGVDAVQKDYMDLVSIIMEETLKRGGSIAHHHGSGKYRTKWMPQEHGSSYELMYRLKDALDPNHIMNKGVLLVER is encoded by the coding sequence ATGAAACAGGAAGAGTTGATTTTAGGTCTTAAAAAGGTGGCCGGCGACGACCGGGTAATCACAGACGATGCCAGTATCGAGGTGGCATCCAGAGATTATATCGGTTTTCGCCGTTATCACCGGTCAGATGGAAAAATATGGGTGCCAAAGGCTGCCTGTGTTGTAAAACCTGCTGACACTCAACAGGCTTCAGAGGTATTAAAATTTTTAAATGCAAACAAGGCCGATGTGGTGCCCAGAACCGGCGGTTCCAGTGTTACCATGGGTCTGGAGCCAGTGGAAGGCGGCGTGATTTTAGACGGCTCAGATATGAATGAGATTATTGAGATTGATGAGAAAAATCGGATTGTAACTGCCAAGTGCGGCACACCTCTGGAATATCTTGAGGAGGTGTTGAACAAAAAGGGCTACACAACCGGGCATTATCCGCAGTCCTTGCCCCTTGCCAGCCTTGGCGGGCTGGTGGCAACCCGGAGCATTGGCCAGTTTTCAACCCTTTACGGCGGTATTGAGGATGTGATCGTCGGTCTGGAAGCTGTGCTGGCAGACGGCACCATTGTCCGTATAAAAAATGTACCGAGACGTTCCACCGGACCAGATCTCAGGCATCTGTTCATCGGCAGTGAGGGGATGCTGGGTTTCGTGACAGAGGTTTCCCTAAAATTGTACCCTTACAAGCCAGAAAATCGATGGATGCACGCTTATGGTGTTATCGGCATGAAGCAGGGGCTTGACTTTATCCGGGAGGTTATGATTGCAGGCTACAAGCCGGCCGTAGTGCGCCTTCATGACAAATATGAGGTAGCGGAACGTATGGGAGCGCCTGCCCCAGAGGGTTATGCCATGCTTCTGTTTATCGCTGAGGGGCCGGCGGAAATCGCGAGGGTTACAGGCGAAGCCATTGAAAAGCTGGCAGGCGAATACGAGCTGTTAGACTTGGGTACCAAACCTGTAGAGGTCTGGCTGGAAACACGAAACGATTCCTGCCCGAACATTGATAAGCCCATCAATTACAATAAGGGGCTAGTTTCAGACACCACTGAAATAGCTGCCAACTGGTCGGAGATCGGGGACATCTATGAAGCGATGATCGAGAGAATTCAGAATGAAATAAGCAATATTTCCTTTGTCGGCGCGCATTCCTCACACAGCTACCTCACAGGGACAAATATTTATTGCCGGTTTAATTTCTTAGCGGACAAGGGGGTCGATGCCGTACAGAAAGATTATATGGATCTGGTCAGCATTATTATGGAAGAAACACTAAAGCGGGGCGGAAGCATCGCACATCATCATGGTTCCGGAAAATACCGGACAAAATGGATGCCGCAGGAGCACGGCTCATCCTATGAATTGATGTATCGCTTAAAGGATGCGCTCGATCCAAACCACATTATGAATAAGGGCGTTCTGTTAGTCGAAAGATAA